A window of Vigna unguiculata cultivar IT97K-499-35 chromosome 4, ASM411807v1, whole genome shotgun sequence contains these coding sequences:
- the LOC114182403 gene encoding cyclin-dependent protein kinase inhibitor SMR6 — MGFSHSDLESESKKWVIAGITVRSLKPINTKRVNGGDNKDDNGEELSTTPTAKESRIPDNLPCPPAPRKCRPPTRCGGGGSGGVREFFTPPDLESVFKLHKAK, encoded by the coding sequence ATGGGGTTCTCTCATTCCGACCTGGAATCGGAATCCAAGAAGTGGGTAATCGCCGGAATCACGGTTCGGTCTCTCAAACCCATCAACACGAAGCGCGTTAATGGCGGTGACAACAAAGACGATAATGGTGAAGAACTTTCCACAACACCCACAGCAAAAGAATCAAGAATACCCGACAATTTGCCGTGCCCGCCGGCGCCGCGGAAGTGCAGGCCTCCGACCAGGTGTGGCGGCGGCGGCAGCGGCGGTGTCAGAGAGTTCTTCACGCCACCTGATTTGGAGAGTGTGTTCAAGTTGCATAAAGCCAAATGA